The following coding sequences are from one Clarias gariepinus isolate MV-2021 ecotype Netherlands chromosome 19, CGAR_prim_01v2, whole genome shotgun sequence window:
- the cnot6a gene encoding CCR4-NOT transcription complex subunit 6a isoform X1, giving the protein MPKEKYDPPDPRRMYTIMSSEEAASGKKSYWAELEISGKVRSLSTALWSLTHLTALHISDNSLSRIPPDIAKLHNLVYLDLSSNKIRSLPAELGNMVSLRELLLNNNQLRVLPFELGKLFQLQTLGLKGNPLAQDIMNLYQEPDGTRRLLNYLLDNLAGKRVSTEQPPPRSWVHLKEPDRTRPAALFSVMCYNVLCDKYATRQLYGYCPSWALNWEYRKKSIMQEILNCGADIISLQEVETEQYYNFFLVELKEHGYEGFFSPKSRARTMSESDRKHVDGCAIFYKAEKFSLVQKHTVEFNQLAMANSEGSEVMLNRVMTKDNIGVAVLLELRKEMIEQSAGKHLPSMEKQLLLIANAHMHWDPEYSDVKLVQTMMFLSEVKNIVDKATRSLKLSSVSGETNAIPLVLCADLNSLPDSGVVEYLSTGGVDGTHKDFKELRYIDCLTNFNCNGKNGTSSSRITHGFKLKSAYENGLMPYTNYTFDFKGVIDYIFYSQPLLNVLGVLGPLDPHWLLENNITGCPHPHIPSDHFSLFAQLELLLPFSSLVNGLHVPGCR; this is encoded by the exons GCAAAGTGAGGAGTCTGAGCACAGCGTTGTGGTCTCTTACCCATCTGACTGCTTTGCACATCAGTGACAACTCCCTCTCACGTATCCCTCCGGACATTGCCAAACTACACAACCTGGTGTACTTGGACCTCTCATCCAACAAGATCAGGAGCTTGCCTGCTGAGCTAGGCAACATGGTATCTCTCAG gGAACTGCTTTTAAATAACAACCAGTTGCGAGTCCTGCCTTTTGAGCTTGGAAAATTGTTTCAGTTACAAACCTTGGGTTTAAAAG GGAACCCACTTGCACAAGACATCATGAACCTCTACCAGGAACCCGATGGGACGCGCCGGCTCCTGAATTACCTGCTGGACAATCTTGCAGGCAAGCGTG TCTCCACAGAACAGCCCCCTCCTCGCTCATGGGTACATCTCAAGGAGCCTGACAGGACACGACCAGCAG CATTGTTCTCTGTGATGTGCTACAACGTACTGTGCGATAAGTACGCCACACGCCAGCTCTACGGCTACTGCCCTTCCTGGGCTCTCAACTGGGAGTACAGGAAAAAGTCCATCATGCAGGAGATTCTCAACTGCGGTGCAGATATCATCAGCCTACAG GAAGTGGAGACCGAGCAGTACTACAACTTTTTCCTGGTGGAGCTCAAAGAGCACGGTTATGAAGGTTTCTTCAGCCCCAAGTCTCGCGCCAGGACCATGTCGGAGTCTGATCGCAAACACGTGGACGGCTGTGCCATCTTCTATAAGGCAGAGAA GTTCAGCCTTGTGCAGAAACACACGGTGGAGTTTAACCAGCTGGCAATGGCTAACTCTGAGGGCTCCGAGGTCATGTTGAACAGGGTGATGACCAAGGACAACATCGGGGTCGCCGTGCTCCTGGAACTGCGCAAAGAGATGATTGAGCAATCTG CAGGTAAGCACTTGCCTAGTATGGAGAAGCAGCTGCTGTTGATAGCTAATGCTCACATGCACTGGGACCCGGAGTACTCTGACGTAAAGCTCGTCCAGACCATGATGTTTCTATCGGAAGTGAAGAACATTGTGGACAAGGCCACACGCAGCCTCAAGCTCTCCTCTGTGTCCGGCGAGACCAACGCCATCCCCCTGGTCCTGTGTGCTGATCTTAACTCGCTGCCTGATTCGG GTGTGGTGGAGTACCTGAGTACTGGCGGTGTGGACGGCACTCATAAGGACTTCAAGGAGTTGCGATATATCGACTGCCTGACCAACTTCAACTGTAACGGCAAAAACGGCACATCCAGCAGCAGGATCACGCACGGCTTCAAGCTGAAGAGTGCCTACGAGAACGGCCTGATGCCTTATACCAACTACACCTTCGACTTCAAG GGCGTGATTGATTACATCTTCTACTCTCAGCCTCTGCTGAACGTGCTGGGTGTGCTCGGCCCACTGGACCCACATTGGCTCCTCGAGAACAATATCACTGGCTGCCCGCATCCCCACATCCCCTCAGATCACTTCTCTCTGTTTGCACAACTCGAGCTGCTCCTGCCCTTCTCGTCTTTGGTCAACGGTCTTCACGTGCCTGGCTGCAGGTAG
- the cnot6a gene encoding CCR4-NOT transcription complex subunit 6a isoform X2, with the protein MPKEKYDPPDPRRMYTIMSSEEAASGKKSYWAELEISGKVRSLSTALWSLTHLTALHISDNSLSRIPPDIAKLHNLVYLDLSSNKIRSLPAELGNMVSLRELLLNNNQLRVLPFELGKLFQLQTLGLKGNPLAQDIMNLYQEPDGTRRLLNYLLDNLAGKRVSTEQPPPRSWVHLKEPDRTRPAALFSVMCYNVLCDKYATRQLYGYCPSWALNWEYRKKSIMQEILNCGADIISLQEVETEQYYNFFLVELKEHGYEGFFSPKSRARTMSESDRKHVDGCAIFYKAEKFSLVQKHTVEFNQLAMANSEGSEVMLNRVMTKDNIGVAVLLELRKEMIEQSGKHLPSMEKQLLLIANAHMHWDPEYSDVKLVQTMMFLSEVKNIVDKATRSLKLSSVSGETNAIPLVLCADLNSLPDSGVVEYLSTGGVDGTHKDFKELRYIDCLTNFNCNGKNGTSSSRITHGFKLKSAYENGLMPYTNYTFDFKGVIDYIFYSQPLLNVLGVLGPLDPHWLLENNITGCPHPHIPSDHFSLFAQLELLLPFSSLVNGLHVPGCR; encoded by the exons GCAAAGTGAGGAGTCTGAGCACAGCGTTGTGGTCTCTTACCCATCTGACTGCTTTGCACATCAGTGACAACTCCCTCTCACGTATCCCTCCGGACATTGCCAAACTACACAACCTGGTGTACTTGGACCTCTCATCCAACAAGATCAGGAGCTTGCCTGCTGAGCTAGGCAACATGGTATCTCTCAG gGAACTGCTTTTAAATAACAACCAGTTGCGAGTCCTGCCTTTTGAGCTTGGAAAATTGTTTCAGTTACAAACCTTGGGTTTAAAAG GGAACCCACTTGCACAAGACATCATGAACCTCTACCAGGAACCCGATGGGACGCGCCGGCTCCTGAATTACCTGCTGGACAATCTTGCAGGCAAGCGTG TCTCCACAGAACAGCCCCCTCCTCGCTCATGGGTACATCTCAAGGAGCCTGACAGGACACGACCAGCAG CATTGTTCTCTGTGATGTGCTACAACGTACTGTGCGATAAGTACGCCACACGCCAGCTCTACGGCTACTGCCCTTCCTGGGCTCTCAACTGGGAGTACAGGAAAAAGTCCATCATGCAGGAGATTCTCAACTGCGGTGCAGATATCATCAGCCTACAG GAAGTGGAGACCGAGCAGTACTACAACTTTTTCCTGGTGGAGCTCAAAGAGCACGGTTATGAAGGTTTCTTCAGCCCCAAGTCTCGCGCCAGGACCATGTCGGAGTCTGATCGCAAACACGTGGACGGCTGTGCCATCTTCTATAAGGCAGAGAA GTTCAGCCTTGTGCAGAAACACACGGTGGAGTTTAACCAGCTGGCAATGGCTAACTCTGAGGGCTCCGAGGTCATGTTGAACAGGGTGATGACCAAGGACAACATCGGGGTCGCCGTGCTCCTGGAACTGCGCAAAGAGATGATTGAGCAATCTG GTAAGCACTTGCCTAGTATGGAGAAGCAGCTGCTGTTGATAGCTAATGCTCACATGCACTGGGACCCGGAGTACTCTGACGTAAAGCTCGTCCAGACCATGATGTTTCTATCGGAAGTGAAGAACATTGTGGACAAGGCCACACGCAGCCTCAAGCTCTCCTCTGTGTCCGGCGAGACCAACGCCATCCCCCTGGTCCTGTGTGCTGATCTTAACTCGCTGCCTGATTCGG GTGTGGTGGAGTACCTGAGTACTGGCGGTGTGGACGGCACTCATAAGGACTTCAAGGAGTTGCGATATATCGACTGCCTGACCAACTTCAACTGTAACGGCAAAAACGGCACATCCAGCAGCAGGATCACGCACGGCTTCAAGCTGAAGAGTGCCTACGAGAACGGCCTGATGCCTTATACCAACTACACCTTCGACTTCAAG GGCGTGATTGATTACATCTTCTACTCTCAGCCTCTGCTGAACGTGCTGGGTGTGCTCGGCCCACTGGACCCACATTGGCTCCTCGAGAACAATATCACTGGCTGCCCGCATCCCCACATCCCCTCAGATCACTTCTCTCTGTTTGCACAACTCGAGCTGCTCCTGCCCTTCTCGTCTTTGGTCAACGGTCTTCACGTGCCTGGCTGCAGGTAG